From the Pseudoxanthobacter soli DSM 19599 genome, one window contains:
- a CDS encoding ABC transporter permease: protein MSTPVGQLPRWVDYGLLPLVNLAAAFLVSGVVVLLIGENPIDAVRTLVYGALGYGEGFGFTLFYATDFVLTGLAVAVAFHAGLFNIGGEGQATLGGLGVALVCLPLGGMLPWWALLPIALVAAAAFGAGWAFIPAWLQAKRGSHVVITTIMFNFIASALLVYLLVDVLSYGSMQPETRSFGDAAQLPLARDWFNPDLIDFGQSPLNLATVVAALAVVGVWVLIWRTRLGYEIRTFGLNPTAAGYAGISPVKITLVAMLISGALAGLMSINEVMGASNRLIIGFTSGYGFVGIAVALMGRGHPVGIVLAALLFGILYQGGAELAFETPGITRDMIVVIQGLVILFAGGLEHMFRPALARIFAPRPKVARPTAAPGASA from the coding sequence ATGAGCACGCCGGTCGGACAATTGCCGCGCTGGGTCGATTACGGCCTGCTGCCGCTCGTCAACCTCGCCGCGGCGTTCCTGGTTTCCGGCGTTGTGGTGCTGCTGATCGGCGAGAACCCGATCGATGCGGTGCGGACGCTGGTCTACGGCGCGCTCGGCTACGGCGAGGGCTTCGGCTTCACGCTGTTCTACGCCACCGATTTCGTGCTGACGGGCCTCGCGGTCGCGGTCGCGTTCCACGCCGGCCTGTTCAATATCGGCGGCGAGGGGCAGGCGACCCTCGGCGGCCTCGGCGTCGCGCTGGTGTGCCTGCCGCTCGGCGGCATGCTGCCCTGGTGGGCGCTGCTGCCGATCGCGCTGGTGGCGGCGGCGGCGTTCGGCGCCGGCTGGGCCTTCATTCCCGCCTGGCTGCAGGCCAAGCGCGGCAGCCACGTCGTCATCACCACCATCATGTTCAATTTCATCGCCTCGGCGCTGCTCGTCTATCTTCTGGTGGACGTGCTGTCCTACGGCTCGATGCAGCCCGAGACGCGCTCGTTCGGCGATGCCGCGCAGCTGCCGCTCGCCCGCGACTGGTTCAATCCCGACCTGATCGATTTCGGCCAGTCGCCGCTCAACCTCGCCACGGTGGTGGCCGCCCTCGCGGTGGTCGGCGTCTGGGTGCTGATCTGGCGCACCCGGCTCGGCTACGAGATCCGCACCTTCGGCCTCAACCCCACCGCCGCCGGCTATGCGGGCATCTCGCCGGTCAAGATCACCCTCGTCGCCATGCTGATTTCCGGTGCGCTGGCCGGGCTGATGTCGATCAACGAGGTGATGGGCGCCTCCAACCGGCTGATCATCGGCTTCACCTCCGGCTACGGCTTCGTCGGCATCGCGGTGGCGCTGATGGGGCGCGGCCATCCCGTCGGCATCGTGCTCGCCGCGCTCCTGTTCGGCATCCTCTACCAGGGCGGCGCCGAGCTTGCGTTCGAGACCCCGGGCATCACCCGCGACATGATCGTGGTGATCCAGGGCCTCGTCATCCTGTTCGCCGGCGGCCTCGAACACATGTTCCGTCCGGCGCTCGCCCGCATATTCGCCCCGCGCCCCAAGGTGGCCCGCCCCACGGCGGCGCCCGGCGCCTCGGCGTGA
- a CDS encoding ABC transporter ATP-binding protein, with protein MNAGGTPAPAGADHVPPAIELVGIDKRFGAVHANRDIHLRVEKGTIHGIVGENGAGKSTLMSILYGFYQADSGQILINGQEAAIADSRAAIAAGIGMVHQHFMLVDPFTVLENVILGAEGGAMLNQGISKARRELKRLADDYELSVDPDAVVGTLAVGIQQRIEILKALYRGADILILDEPTGVLTPAEADHLFRILHVLKNEGKTIILITHKLREIMAATDAVSVMRRGEIVATRRTAETTVEELAELMVGRRVLLKVDKTPAKPGRTVLDVRDLTVTDSRGLVRVDGVSLTVRAGEIVGIAGVAGNGQSELLEAIAGLRPAASGEIALDGRELDARTRADPARLRALGLGHVPEDRHRMGLVNAFEESENAILGYHRDPALGRGPFLDPERVRTHARTAVAEYDIRPPDVRLRTANFSGGNQQKIVLAREIEHDPVVLIVGQPTRGVDIGAIEFIHRRLVALRDAGKGILLVSVELDEIRALSDRVIVMCGGRITGERGPEADEQELGLLMAGVNSEAAE; from the coding sequence ATGAACGCGGGCGGCACCCCGGCACCGGCGGGGGCGGACCATGTCCCCCCCGCCATCGAACTTGTGGGCATCGACAAGCGCTTCGGCGCCGTCCACGCCAACAGGGACATCCACCTTCGGGTCGAGAAGGGCACGATCCACGGCATCGTCGGCGAAAACGGCGCCGGCAAGTCGACCCTGATGTCGATCCTCTACGGCTTCTACCAGGCGGATTCCGGCCAGATCCTTATCAACGGCCAGGAAGCCGCCATCGCCGATTCCCGCGCGGCCATCGCGGCGGGCATCGGCATGGTCCACCAGCATTTCATGCTGGTCGATCCCTTCACCGTGCTGGAAAACGTCATCCTCGGCGCCGAAGGCGGCGCGATGCTCAACCAGGGCATCTCCAAGGCGCGCAGGGAGCTGAAACGGCTCGCCGACGACTACGAACTCAGCGTCGATCCGGACGCGGTGGTCGGCACGCTCGCCGTCGGCATCCAGCAGCGCATCGAAATCCTGAAGGCGCTCTATCGCGGCGCCGACATCCTCATTCTGGACGAGCCGACCGGCGTTCTCACGCCGGCAGAGGCGGACCACCTGTTCCGCATCCTCCACGTCCTCAAGAACGAGGGCAAGACGATCATCCTGATCACCCACAAGCTGCGGGAGATCATGGCGGCCACGGATGCGGTCTCGGTGATGCGGCGGGGCGAGATCGTCGCCACCCGGCGGACCGCCGAGACGACGGTCGAAGAGCTTGCCGAGCTGATGGTCGGCCGCCGGGTGCTCCTCAAGGTCGACAAGACCCCCGCGAAGCCGGGCCGCACCGTGCTCGACGTCCGCGACCTGACCGTCACGGATTCGCGCGGCCTCGTCCGCGTCGATGGCGTGTCGCTCACCGTGCGCGCGGGCGAGATCGTCGGCATCGCCGGCGTCGCCGGCAACGGGCAGTCGGAACTTCTCGAGGCGATCGCCGGGTTGCGGCCCGCCGCCTCCGGCGAGATCGCGCTCGACGGCCGGGAACTCGATGCGCGCACGCGCGCCGATCCCGCGCGGCTGCGCGCCCTCGGCCTCGGCCACGTGCCGGAGGACCGCCACCGCATGGGCCTCGTCAACGCCTTCGAGGAAAGCGAGAACGCCATCCTCGGCTATCACCGCGATCCCGCGCTCGGGCGCGGGCCGTTCCTCGATCCCGAGCGGGTGCGCACCCACGCCCGCACGGCGGTGGCGGAATACGACATCCGCCCGCCGGACGTGCGCCTGCGCACCGCGAACTTTTCCGGCGGCAACCAGCAGAAGATCGTGCTCGCCCGCGAGATCGAACACGATCCGGTGGTGCTGATCGTCGGCCAGCCGACCCGGGGCGTCGATATCGGCGCCATCGAGTTCATCCACCGGCGCCTCGTCGCGCTGCGCGACGCCGGCAAGGGCATCCTGCTCGTCTCGGTCGAACTCGACGAGATCCGCGCGCTGTCGGACCGCGTCATCGTGATGTGCGGCGGGCGGATCACCGGCGAGCGCGGCCCGGAGGCCGACGAACAGGAACTCGGCCTGCTCATGGCCGGGGTGAACAGCGAGGCGGCAGAGTGA
- a CDS encoding CAP domain-containing protein yields the protein MSPQRFRPRARAAGLPLASPALPGLAGVTSPTRRGFLAVAGGAVLSGCVSTAPDAHYPAKLVEINSGEAVRLVSVYRVQHGLNGLTQDGRLTEAARAQALAMAEIGRMSHDIAGQGTLPRRLERVGYDWGVSAENLGAGYPTLKAAFDGWVHSPKHNENLLRKGLTEMGIAAASSPSRYGTFWALILSSPRQMPEEEPNTVWWTQT from the coding sequence ATGAGCCCGCAGCGCTTCCGGCCGCGCGCCCGCGCGGCCGGTCTCCCCCTCGCTTCCCCCGCATTGCCCGGGCTCGCCGGCGTCACGTCGCCGACGCGGCGCGGTTTCCTCGCCGTCGCCGGTGGTGCCGTCCTGTCGGGCTGCGTCTCGACGGCGCCGGACGCGCACTATCCGGCCAAGCTCGTCGAGATCAATTCCGGCGAGGCGGTGCGGCTCGTCTCGGTCTACCGCGTCCAGCACGGCCTCAACGGCCTGACCCAGGACGGCCGCCTGACCGAGGCCGCCCGCGCCCAGGCGCTCGCCATGGCGGAGATCGGCCGCATGAGCCACGACATCGCCGGCCAGGGCACCCTGCCCCGCCGCCTCGAGCGGGTCGGCTACGACTGGGGCGTCTCGGCGGAAAATCTCGGCGCCGGCTATCCGACGCTCAAGGCCGCCTTCGACGGCTGGGTGCATTCGCCGAAGCACAACGAAAACCTGCTCCGCAAGGGCCTCACGGAAATGGGCATCGCCGCCGCCTCATCGCCGTCGCGCTACGGCACGTTCTGGGCGCTGATCCTGAGTTCCCCGCGGCAGATGCCCGAGGAAGAGCCGAACACCGTGTGGTGGACGCAGACATGA
- a CDS encoding BMP family lipoprotein — protein MFRTKNGLAGLKLAGLGLAALAASAFSAVAASAPEFKPAIIFDLGGKFDKSFNESALNGAERFKKDTGIEYRDFELQNESQREQALRNFARRGYSPIIGVSFSQAQAMEKVAKEFPDLQFAIIDGTVDLPNVRSVVFKEEEGSYLVGLLGAMASKTGKLGFVGGMDIPLIRKFACGYVQGVKAVNPNAEVFQNMTGTTGDAWNDPVKGGELAKSQFDRGADVVYHAAGGTGLGVLQAAADAGKLGIGVDSDQNYLHPGSVLTSMLKRVDNAVYKTFADAKDGKFTSGVIVLGLSDDGVGWALDEYNAKLITPEMKAAADQARADIISGKIKVHDYMVDQSCPVQ, from the coding sequence ATGTTCAGGACGAAGAACGGTTTGGCCGGCCTCAAGCTTGCCGGCCTCGGCCTTGCGGCGCTTGCCGCGTCGGCCTTCAGCGCCGTCGCCGCTTCGGCGCCCGAGTTCAAGCCCGCCATCATCTTCGATCTCGGCGGCAAGTTCGACAAATCCTTCAATGAATCCGCGCTCAACGGCGCCGAGCGGTTCAAGAAGGACACCGGCATCGAATATCGCGACTTCGAGCTGCAGAACGAATCCCAGCGCGAGCAGGCGCTGCGCAACTTCGCGCGGCGCGGCTATTCGCCGATCATCGGCGTGAGCTTCAGCCAGGCCCAGGCGATGGAGAAGGTCGCCAAGGAATTCCCCGACCTGCAGTTCGCCATCATCGACGGCACCGTCGACCTGCCGAACGTGCGCTCGGTGGTGTTCAAGGAAGAGGAAGGCTCCTATCTCGTCGGCCTGCTCGGCGCCATGGCCTCGAAGACCGGCAAGCTCGGTTTCGTCGGCGGCATGGACATCCCGCTGATCCGCAAGTTCGCCTGCGGCTACGTGCAGGGCGTGAAGGCGGTCAATCCGAACGCCGAGGTGTTCCAGAACATGACCGGCACCACCGGCGATGCCTGGAACGATCCGGTGAAGGGCGGCGAGCTCGCCAAGTCGCAGTTCGACCGCGGCGCCGACGTCGTCTACCACGCCGCTGGCGGCACCGGACTCGGCGTGCTGCAGGCCGCGGCGGACGCGGGCAAGCTCGGCATCGGCGTCGACAGCGACCAGAACTACCTGCATCCGGGCAGCGTGCTGACCTCGATGCTGAAGCGCGTCGACAATGCCGTGTACAAGACCTTCGCCGATGCCAAGGACGGCAAGTTCACCAGCGGCGTCATCGTTCTCGGCCTGTCCGACGACGGCGTGGGCTGGGCGCTCGACGAATACAACGCCAAGCTGATCACGCCCGAGATGAAGGCCGCCGCCGACCAGGCCCGCGCCGACATCATCTCCGGCAAGATCAAGGTCCACGACTACATGGTCGACCAGTCCTGCCCGGTGCAATGA
- a CDS encoding 2-hydroxyacid dehydrogenase: protein MGKKKPLVIVTRKLPDVVETRMRELFDARLNEDDRPMSQADLVAALQTADVLVPTITDRIDAAVIAQAGPDLRLIANFGTGVDHIDVEAASARNITVTNTLGVLTEDTADMTMALMLAVPRRLVEGAKVAASGSWPGWSPTWMLGNRIAGKRLGIIGMGRIGQAVARRAKAFGMSIHYHNRRRLSATVEDGLEATYWESLDQMLARMDVVSVHCPRTPATYHLLSARRLKLMRAGAYLVNTARGEIVDEATLIKLIESGAIAGAGLDVFEHEPAINPKLRKLADAGKVVLLPHMGSATLEGRIDMGEKVIVNIRNFMDGHRPPDRVLPTAV from the coding sequence ATGGGCAAGAAGAAACCGCTCGTAATCGTGACGCGCAAGCTGCCGGACGTGGTCGAGACGCGGATGCGCGAACTGTTCGACGCGCGCCTCAACGAGGACGACCGGCCGATGAGCCAGGCCGACCTCGTCGCCGCGCTGCAGACCGCGGATGTGCTGGTGCCGACCATCACCGACCGGATCGATGCCGCCGTGATCGCCCAGGCGGGGCCGGACCTGCGCCTGATCGCCAATTTCGGCACCGGCGTCGACCATATCGACGTCGAGGCGGCGAGCGCGCGCAACATCACCGTCACCAACACCCTCGGCGTCCTGACCGAAGACACCGCCGACATGACGATGGCGCTGATGCTGGCCGTGCCGCGCCGGCTGGTGGAAGGGGCGAAGGTCGCCGCCAGCGGCTCCTGGCCGGGCTGGTCGCCGACCTGGATGCTCGGAAACCGCATCGCCGGAAAGCGCCTCGGCATCATCGGCATGGGGCGGATCGGACAGGCGGTCGCCCGCCGCGCCAAGGCGTTCGGCATGTCGATCCACTATCACAACCGCCGCCGGCTCTCGGCGACCGTTGAAGACGGGCTGGAGGCGACCTACTGGGAAAGCCTCGACCAGATGCTGGCGCGGATGGACGTGGTGTCGGTGCACTGCCCGCGCACCCCGGCGACCTATCATCTTCTCTCCGCCCGGCGGCTGAAGCTGATGCGCGCCGGCGCCTATCTCGTGAACACCGCGCGCGGCGAGATCGTCGACGAGGCGACGCTGATCAAGCTGATCGAGAGCGGCGCCATCGCGGGCGCGGGGCTCGACGTCTTCGAGCACGAGCCGGCGATCAACCCGAAGCTGCGCAAGCTCGCCGACGCCGGCAAGGTGGTGCTGCTGCCGCACATGGGATCGGCCACCCTCGAAGGCCGCATCGACATGGGCGAGAAGGTCATCGTCAACATCCGCAACTTCATGGACGGGCACCGCCCGCCCGACCGGGTGCTGCCGACGGCGGTGTGA
- a CDS encoding SH3 domain-containing protein, whose protein sequence is MKNVRLLPASFRRTALRLAAGMLAAAMAGSAALPLAEAASTTTGQPLPRFVSLKAARVNVRAGPSNDHAVKWIFVRSGLPVEIVQEFENWRRIRDSSGGEGWVYWSLLTGKRTALVAPWGSGKPVALHSAEDETARVTATLEPNVVVNVESCDGKWCEVYGKGFKGYAPQAELWGVYPDEVVK, encoded by the coding sequence ATGAAGAATGTCCGCCTTCTCCCCGCTTCCTTCCGCCGAACGGCGCTCCGGCTCGCGGCCGGAATGCTCGCCGCGGCGATGGCGGGCTCGGCGGCGCTTCCCCTGGCCGAGGCCGCCAGCACCACCACCGGTCAGCCACTGCCGCGCTTCGTCAGCCTCAAGGCGGCGCGCGTCAATGTGCGCGCCGGTCCGAGCAACGACCACGCCGTGAAATGGATCTTCGTGCGCTCCGGGCTGCCGGTGGAGATCGTCCAGGAGTTCGAGAACTGGCGCCGCATCCGCGATTCGAGCGGTGGCGAGGGCTGGGTCTACTGGAGCCTTCTCACCGGCAAGCGCACCGCGCTCGTGGCGCCGTGGGGCAGCGGCAAGCCGGTGGCGCTGCATTCCGCCGAGGACGAGACCGCTCGCGTCACCGCGACGCTTGAGCCGAACGTCGTGGTGAACGTCGAATCCTGCGACGGCAAGTGGTGCGAGGTCTACGGCAAGGGCTTCAAGGGCTACGCCCCGCAGGCCGAGCTGTGGGGCGTTTACCCGGACGAAGTGGTGAAATAG
- a CDS encoding MFS transporter yields the protein MTASTPDSHAPAAPVANRMLSMGAVIATATLFGLTYSLSAPLIAIDLSEAGFGETMIGLNAAMHAVGVLIVAPLLPRIVARTGPRRLVITALVVAAAMLALFPAMPSVWLWFPLRLILGGATEVLFVLSETWINTLADERSRARSMAIYTASMSLGFALGPLILTVTGSAGALPFLIGAVLTLAAVPLIASRKVTAPHFEEPTVSNPLRFIRLAPVAIGTTVLNAALETAGMSLLPLYAMTHGWVEAEATTLLSALMFGAIVLQLPIGWLGDKVDRMKLVLSLAVLAGLGSLLWPFVLHTAWLANTVLFLWGGLFVGIYTIMLTVVGSRFKGSDLVGIYAVMGLVWGAGALVGPTLAGLAMDLVPHGLPLFAAAACGLFVVYMLRVGRDT from the coding sequence ATGACGGCCAGCACGCCCGACAGCCACGCCCCCGCCGCGCCCGTGGCGAACCGGATGCTCTCCATGGGCGCCGTGATCGCCACGGCCACCCTGTTCGGGCTGACCTATTCACTGAGCGCGCCGCTGATCGCCATCGATCTTTCGGAAGCCGGTTTCGGCGAGACGATGATCGGGCTGAACGCGGCGATGCATGCGGTGGGCGTGCTGATCGTCGCGCCGCTGCTGCCGCGCATCGTCGCCCGCACCGGCCCGCGCCGCCTCGTCATCACCGCTCTCGTGGTCGCGGCCGCGATGCTCGCGCTGTTTCCGGCGATGCCGTCCGTGTGGCTGTGGTTTCCGCTGCGCCTCATCCTCGGCGGGGCGACCGAGGTGCTGTTCGTGCTCTCGGAAACCTGGATCAACACCCTTGCCGACGAGCGCAGCCGCGCGCGCTCCATGGCGATCTACACCGCCTCGATGTCGCTCGGCTTCGCGCTGGGGCCCCTGATCCTCACCGTCACCGGCTCGGCCGGCGCGCTGCCCTTCCTGATCGGCGCGGTGCTGACGCTCGCCGCCGTGCCGCTGATCGCGTCACGCAAGGTGACGGCGCCGCATTTCGAGGAGCCCACGGTCAGCAATCCGCTGCGCTTCATCCGCCTCGCGCCGGTCGCGATCGGCACGACGGTGCTCAATGCCGCGCTGGAGACCGCCGGCATGTCGCTGCTGCCGCTCTATGCCATGACCCACGGCTGGGTGGAGGCGGAGGCGACCACGCTGCTGTCGGCGCTGATGTTCGGCGCGATCGTGCTCCAGCTTCCGATCGGCTGGCTCGGCGACAAGGTCGACCGCATGAAGCTGGTGCTGTCGCTCGCGGTGCTTGCCGGCCTCGGCTCGCTGTTGTGGCCGTTCGTGCTTCACACCGCCTGGCTCGCCAACACCGTGCTGTTCCTGTGGGGCGGGCTGTTCGTCGGCATCTACACCATCATGCTGACGGTGGTGGGCAGCCGGTTCAAGGGTTCCGACCTCGTCGGCATCTATGCCGTGATGGGGCTGGTCTGGGGCGCGGGCGCGCTCGTCGGGCCGACGCTCGCCGGGCTCGCCATGGACCTCGTGCCCCACGGCCTGCCCCTGTTCGCCGCGGCGGCCTGCGGCCTATTCGTGGTCTACATGCTGCGCGTCGGCCGCGACACCTAG
- a CDS encoding HdeD family acid-resistance protein, whose amino-acid sequence MIRLAVLLVGARALRSKWPVLAIIGQCWMILGFLIIADAADGVTTVATHTFGYLLVVEGAAALFAMLAARSNSSGFFLMKAAALIVLGFMIVALPPRGHIAHAVLFGVAFIIDGATRAVTAYVVRHPRWRTVIAGAALEAMFGAMLIAQWPYPYRKAVPFVIAIALILSGWTVFNIALRLRRIDPNRSVTTLPIFGRRQWSVAHPVSELPPPEPVERRTGGHHHHHHYKSPHPKPLVVHVWTPLGSADNPVHRPVVDRYIAAVDSQGVISTGHAALELPPDLYISHYPAEEIDHSPSEFTSILRAGHENDVKGRFQPSYAIESANWCPADIHIKFRRYNAENLRAFWQVYSRDDTYNLTNRNCSVTVITALEAALEGTVGARRWVWPNFLLLLVNPDMWLAAVLRGQAEAMTWTPGLAQDYARALRRVVEPLQLHWFDRVSDSVRRYREARHNHREAVRASRRAFAGLPSAEDTA is encoded by the coding sequence ATGATCAGGCTAGCGGTTCTTCTTGTCGGGGCGCGGGCGTTACGGTCGAAGTGGCCGGTTCTCGCGATCATCGGCCAGTGCTGGATGATCCTCGGCTTCCTCATCATCGCCGACGCCGCCGACGGCGTGACCACCGTTGCCACCCATACCTTCGGCTACCTGCTCGTCGTCGAGGGCGCGGCGGCGCTGTTCGCGATGCTGGCGGCGCGCTCCAACAGCTCCGGCTTCTTCCTGATGAAGGCGGCGGCTCTGATCGTGCTCGGCTTCATGATCGTCGCGCTGCCGCCGCGCGGCCACATCGCCCATGCGGTGCTGTTCGGCGTCGCCTTCATCATCGACGGCGCCACGCGCGCGGTCACCGCCTATGTGGTGCGCCACCCCCGGTGGCGCACGGTGATCGCCGGCGCGGCGCTGGAAGCGATGTTCGGCGCCATGCTGATCGCCCAGTGGCCCTATCCCTACCGCAAGGCCGTTCCCTTCGTCATCGCCATCGCCCTGATCCTGTCCGGATGGACGGTGTTCAACATCGCGCTGCGGCTGCGGCGGATCGATCCCAACCGCTCGGTGACGACGCTGCCGATCTTCGGCCGCCGCCAGTGGTCCGTCGCCCACCCGGTGAGCGAACTGCCGCCGCCGGAACCGGTGGAGCGCCGCACCGGCGGCCATCATCACCACCATCACTACAAGTCGCCCCATCCGAAGCCGCTCGTCGTCCACGTCTGGACGCCGCTCGGCTCCGCCGACAATCCCGTGCACCGGCCGGTGGTGGACCGCTACATTGCCGCGGTCGATTCCCAGGGCGTGATCTCGACCGGTCACGCCGCGCTGGAGCTGCCGCCCGACCTCTATATCAGCCACTATCCGGCCGAGGAGATCGACCACTCGCCGAGCGAGTTCACCTCGATCCTGCGCGCGGGGCACGAGAACGACGTCAAGGGCCGCTTCCAGCCCTCCTACGCCATTGAATCGGCCAACTGGTGCCCGGCCGACATCCACATCAAGTTCCGCCGCTACAACGCGGAAAATCTCAGGGCGTTCTGGCAGGTCTATTCCCGGGACGACACCTACAACCTCACCAACCGCAACTGTTCCGTCACCGTCATCACCGCGCTCGAGGCGGCGCTGGAAGGCACCGTCGGCGCGCGGCGCTGGGTGTGGCCGAACTTCCTGCTGCTGCTGGTGAACCCGGACATGTGGCTCGCGGCCGTGCTGCGGGGACAGGCGGAGGCGATGACCTGGACGCCCGGCCTCGCCCAGGACTATGCCCGCGCGCTCCGGCGCGTGGTCGAGCCCCTGCAACTGCACTGGTTCGACCGCGTCTCCGATTCCGTGCGTCGCTATCGCGAAGCCCGCCACAATCACCGCGAGGCCGTGCGCGCGTCGCGCCGCGCCTTCGCAGGCCTTCCCTCCGCCGAGGACACCGCATGA
- the irrA gene encoding iron response transcriptional regulator IrrA, with amino-acid sequence MVASRISSVIVTEHHGHGHHAPLHHAGTHHAGEGHHHHGRGNIRSLLREAGLRPTRQRLALAEILYGKGNRHVSAEQLHEEALTARVPVSLATVYNTLHQFTEAGLLREVAVDGTKTYFDTNTSDHHHFFIETDNAVIDIPGDGLVIDCLPPPPEDMEIVRVDVVVRVRPRR; translated from the coding sequence ATGGTGGCCTCTCGGATCTCGTCCGTCATCGTGACGGAGCACCATGGACATGGTCACCATGCGCCGCTTCACCATGCCGGGACTCACCACGCCGGCGAAGGTCACCACCATCATGGCCGCGGCAACATCCGCTCGCTGCTGCGCGAGGCCGGGCTTCGGCCGACGCGCCAGCGCCTCGCGCTCGCCGAGATCCTCTACGGCAAGGGCAACCGCCACGTCTCGGCGGAGCAGCTGCACGAGGAAGCGCTGACGGCCCGCGTGCCGGTGTCGCTCGCCACCGTCTACAACACGCTGCATCAGTTCACCGAGGCCGGGCTGCTGCGCGAAGTAGCGGTGGACGGCACGAAGACCTATTTCGACACCAACACCAGCGACCATCACCATTTCTTCATCGAGACCGACAACGCGGTGATCGACATCCCCGGTGACGGCCTCGTGATCGATTGCCTGCCGCCGCCGCCCGAGGACATGGAAATCGTGCGCGTCGATGTCGTGGTGCGGGTCCGCCCCCGCCGCTGA
- the fabA gene encoding 3-hydroxyacyl-[acyl-carrier-protein] dehydratase FabA codes for MDQRRASFDYEDLLACGRGELFGPGNAQLPLPPMLMFDRIPSIGEDGGEYGKGHVRAELDVNPDLWFFGCHFKGDPVMPGCLGLDAMWQMLGFFLGWLGSPGRGRALSVGEVKFTGQVLPHVKKVEYGVDLKRVMRSKLVLGIADGWLKADGETIYRALDLKVGLFKTEAATAGS; via the coding sequence ATGGACCAGCGTCGCGCGAGCTTTGATTATGAAGACCTGCTGGCCTGTGGCCGCGGAGAACTGTTCGGCCCCGGCAATGCGCAGCTTCCCCTGCCGCCGATGCTGATGTTCGACCGCATCCCCTCGATCGGCGAGGATGGCGGCGAATATGGCAAGGGCCACGTCCGCGCGGAACTCGACGTCAACCCCGACCTCTGGTTTTTCGGTTGCCACTTCAAGGGCGACCCGGTGATGCCGGGCTGCCTCGGCCTCGATGCGATGTGGCAGATGCTCGGCTTCTTCCTCGGGTGGCTGGGCTCGCCCGGCCGCGGGCGGGCGCTCTCGGTCGGCGAGGTCAAGTTCACCGGCCAGGTCCTCCCGCACGTGAAGAAAGTCGAATACGGCGTCGACCTGAAGCGTGTGATGCGCTCCAAGCTCGTGCTCGGCATCGCCGACGGCTGGCTGAAGGCCGATGGCGAGACCATCTACCGGGCGCTCGACCTCAAGGTCGGCCTGTTCAAGACGGAAGCCGCCACGGCGGGCAGCTGA